GCGACATGTTTCTTCGTCCTCATGGGGATGACGATCCGTGCGGATGCGGATGATTCGAAGCCGAATTTCGTGTTCATCATCGCAGACGATCTGACGTTTCGTGACCTCGGCGTTTATGGAGGCCAAGCTCACACCCCGAACATCGATCATCTCGCGACTCAAGGAATGCGGATGACTCGATGCTTTCAGACTGCTCCCATGTGTTCACCGACGCGACACAACATCTACACCGGACAATATCCCATCAAGACGGGAGCCTATCCGAATCACACTCAGACTTATGACGACGTGAAGAACATCACGCACTACCTTTCGGCGCTCGGCTATCGAGTTGCGCTCTCCGGTAAGACTCACATCGGGCCAAGAAATCTCTTCCAGTTCGAATACACTGGCAAAAACAACAATCCCGACATGGAAGCCATCTCGCAGCTCTTCTCAGAATGCCAGTCGTCGGACACTCCCTTCTGCCTCTTCGCATGCTCAAACGAGCCGCACACCCCCTGGAACAAAGGCGATGCATCACAGTATCCACCTTCGGAAATTGTGCTGCCTCCATACATCGGAGACACTCCGACTGTCCGCGAGCACTTCAGTCGCTACCTCGCGGAGATCACTTATTTCGATCAGCAAGTCGGAGACATCCTCAACCTGCTCGAGAAGAACAATCTCGTCGACAACACCGTCGTGATGGTGGTCTCTGAGCAAGGCAACTCCCTCCCCTTCGCGAAATGGACCTGCTACGACAACGGGCTTCAATCCGGAATGATCGTCCGCTGGCCGGGGCACATCGCACCCGGTTCGACAACCGACGCCATGGTCGAATACTGCGACGTCACCCCCACTTTTGTTGACATCGCCGGCGGCAAGCTCGCACCTGAACTGGACGGTAAAAGCATGCTGCCTGTCCTGTTGGGGAAGGCAGATCACCATAAGGACTACGTGTTTGGTGAAATGACCACGCACGGCATCATCAATGGAACCGATTGTTATCCGATCCGCTCGGTTCGATCCGAAAAATTCAAACTGATTCGCAACCTGAATTTCGAAGAGGAATTCACGAACGCGTGCACAAGCACTCAACCTTATCTGTCGATGGTCGAAGCCGCCGAAAACGGAAACGAGACAATTGCCGCACTCGTGGAACGCTATCAACATCGACCAGAGATTGAATTCTACGATGTCGTGAATGACCCACTGGAACTCAACAATCTTGCCGACGATCCGCAATACAAAGACGAAATTGCTGAGCTGGGTTGGGTTCTCGACAAATGGATGAAGCAGCAAGGCGACGAGGGAATCGAAACGGAATTGTCCGCCAATTCCCACGTTCAAAAGAAGAAGAAACAACAGAAGAACTCGAAAAGGAAGTCGAAGTAATGATTCAAGTTGAGTTTCCTGCTGCGCAACCGTTTTGTCGCGCAGCAGGAGGAATTCGGAACTCCCTGTCGCGATTCATCAGTGCTGTGGTCGTCGGTTTGTGGTGTTTAACTGCGAGCACAGCCGGAGCGGCGGAGGCTTCTCCAAACATCATTCTGATCTTCGCAGATGATTTGGGCTGGTCTGATCTGGCATGCTACGGCAACACCCTGCACGATACGCCTAATATTGACCAGCTCGCCCGACAGGGAATGCGATTCACGAATGGATACGCAGCTGCGCCGATCTGCTCCGCATCTCGCGCTGGTTTATTAACCGGGAAGACACCCGCTCGGCTGCACTTTGAATTCGTGACGAAAGAAACCGCTGGATCACAAGAACCGCAGCCGGGTCAAAAGCTTCGCAGCCCGCCCTTCACTCTCAATCTGCCGATTGAAGAAGTCACCATTGCGGAAGCACTTTCGCAACTCGACTATCAAACCTACTTCTTCGGAAAATGGCACCTGAATGCTCATCACAACGGCTATCTGGGTTGGAGCCCGACACATGGTCCGCCAAATCAGGGATTTGAATTCGCAACTCAAGACTTCGGAGGACATCCTTACAGCTACAAAAAGTCACCACCGAAGACGATCGAGAAAGTCGGCGAGTATCCTCAGGACTCACTCGTCGATGCAATGTGTGAAGCAATTCAGAAGGACCACCAGCAGCCGTTCTTCATGATGGCCTCCCACTTCTATGTGCACACTCCGGTCAAGACGCCGTGCCAATGGCTGATCGAGAAGTATTCCGCGAAACTTGAAGAGACTTCACCGCACCGGGAAGCCCGAATTCGATACGCAGCATTCGTCGAAACACTCGATCACTACGTCGGCGAACTTCTTCAAGCACTCGAAGCCAGCGGGCGAGCTGACGACACTCTCGTCATCTTCACTTCCGATAACGGAGGCCATCCAGAGTTCGCTTCGAATGCTCCACTTCGCGGTTCGAAATGGAATCTCTACGAAGGCGGAATCCGCGTCCCGCTGATCGTCCGCTGGCCGGGGACAGTCGAAGCAGGAACGACTTGCGATCAACCAGTCGTCGGGTACGACATCACTCCGACATGTGTCGACATCGCCAGTTCAAACACCTCGCGAACCGATGCCTCTGCGAAAAATGTTCTCCCCGAAACCATCGACGGAGTCAGTTTCCTTCCGATGCTCAAGGACCCTGAGAGTACCCAGACCCGAGACCTCTATTGGCACTTTCCGTATTATCATCCGGAAAAAGGGTACACTGATTCTCTCCCTGAGATCGGAGTGAATGATTTCGCCGTGAGTCAGACCCGCCCGCAATCAGCGATCCGTTCGGGGAAATTTAAACTCTTGTACTTCGACGAAGATGATCGCTCCGAACTTTACGATCTGAGCACGGATCTCAGCGAGCAGAATGATCTCTCTGCTTCACAACCGATGCGAACGATG
This DNA window, taken from Thalassoglobus sp. JC818, encodes the following:
- a CDS encoding sulfatase; the encoded protein is MIHSPLAKCRIVLAATCFFVLMGMTIRADADDSKPNFVFIIADDLTFRDLGVYGGQAHTPNIDHLATQGMRMTRCFQTAPMCSPTRHNIYTGQYPIKTGAYPNHTQTYDDVKNITHYLSALGYRVALSGKTHIGPRNLFQFEYTGKNNNPDMEAISQLFSECQSSDTPFCLFACSNEPHTPWNKGDASQYPPSEIVLPPYIGDTPTVREHFSRYLAEITYFDQQVGDILNLLEKNNLVDNTVVMVVSEQGNSLPFAKWTCYDNGLQSGMIVRWPGHIAPGSTTDAMVEYCDVTPTFVDIAGGKLAPELDGKSMLPVLLGKADHHKDYVFGEMTTHGIINGTDCYPIRSVRSEKFKLIRNLNFEEEFTNACTSTQPYLSMVEAAENGNETIAALVERYQHRPEIEFYDVVNDPLELNNLADDPQYKDEIAELGWVLDKWMKQQGDEGIETELSANSHVQKKKKQQKNSKRKSK
- a CDS encoding sulfatase, whose amino-acid sequence is MIQVEFPAAQPFCRAAGGIRNSLSRFISAVVVGLWCLTASTAGAAEASPNIILIFADDLGWSDLACYGNTLHDTPNIDQLARQGMRFTNGYAAAPICSASRAGLLTGKTPARLHFEFVTKETAGSQEPQPGQKLRSPPFTLNLPIEEVTIAEALSQLDYQTYFFGKWHLNAHHNGYLGWSPTHGPPNQGFEFATQDFGGHPYSYKKSPPKTIEKVGEYPQDSLVDAMCEAIQKDHQQPFFMMASHFYVHTPVKTPCQWLIEKYSAKLEETSPHREARIRYAAFVETLDHYVGELLQALEASGRADDTLVIFTSDNGGHPEFASNAPLRGSKWNLYEGGIRVPLIVRWPGTVEAGTTCDQPVVGYDITPTCVDIASSNTSRTDASAKNVLPETIDGVSFLPMLKDPESTQTRDLYWHFPYYHPEKGYTDSLPEIGVNDFAVSQTRPQSAIRSGKFKLLYFDEDDRSELYDLSTDLSEQNDLSASQPMRTMMLRNRLMQYLYELPNGAQARRATPLDQNTSEKN